One stretch of Corallococcus soli DNA includes these proteins:
- the sitA5 gene encoding SitA5 family polymorphic toxin codes for MAIRLAVLVLLLALVGACTTPRGIRLDTGSGAPVRILPPSSNKSVEVDAEAFEEALTQWVLEIPLPLRSSRQQWLVHASYPGRTQDLRWQNLMRKSFGGICGAGQRSGNCLSLLDDVAGLSEEDKLGVALGLSLAPLKESISKAVEDTLAPQLFYTIIATGLITWAVLAANPEPVFTKAAAVISALLLIYLGVETFLTVVDASRELKRASDRATTSGELGEAGRLFANRVGPEVARVFVLAVTVVVSHGLTGGATSLAGQLQKMPAFPEASLVGASQVGLELVNVGQVGAVAVAGRSVVICLPSTAIAMVARNATLGSSTVGIRSWGSFSGLKRALGSAEEGKQWHHVVEQTPGNVGRFGPESIHNSENVIQLEQGLHKRLSGFYSSIQQEITGSRSLTVRQWLSTQSYGSQRDFGLQAIEKVQKRIWGVWR; via the coding sequence GTGGCGATCCGGCTTGCCGTTCTGGTCCTGCTTCTAGCTCTTGTCGGTGCGTGCACCACGCCGCGAGGAATACGCCTCGACACAGGTTCCGGGGCGCCAGTAAGGATCCTGCCGCCCAGTTCGAACAAATCGGTGGAGGTGGATGCGGAAGCGTTTGAAGAGGCGCTGACGCAATGGGTGCTGGAGATACCGCTGCCCCTCCGCTCCTCACGCCAGCAGTGGCTGGTACATGCGTCCTATCCCGGTCGCACTCAAGACCTGCGGTGGCAGAACCTGATGCGCAAGAGCTTTGGGGGCATCTGCGGCGCGGGGCAGCGCAGTGGAAACTGTCTTTCACTGCTTGATGATGTCGCAGGTTTAAGTGAGGAGGACAAGCTGGGGGTTGCTCTGGGTTTGTCGCTCGCCCCGCTGAAAGAGAGCATCTCCAAGGCGGTGGAAGACACCCTGGCCCCGCAGCTCTTCTACACGATCATCGCAACGGGGCTCATCACCTGGGCCGTATTGGCGGCCAACCCCGAACCCGTCTTCACGAAGGCCGCAGCGGTAATCTCCGCGCTACTCCTGATCTACCTGGGGGTGGAGACCTTCTTGACCGTGGTGGATGCGAGCCGGGAGCTGAAGCGAGCTTCGGACAGAGCGACCACCTCTGGTGAACTGGGAGAGGCCGGCCGGCTCTTCGCGAATCGAGTGGGGCCTGAGGTGGCACGGGTCTTCGTCCTCGCAGTCACCGTGGTGGTTAGCCATGGCTTGACCGGGGGAGCCACTTCCCTGGCTGGGCAGCTCCAGAAGATGCCCGCTTTCCCAGAAGCATCGCTGGTGGGGGCCTCCCAGGTCGGATTGGAGCTGGTCAACGTGGGGCAGGTTGGCGCGGTGGCAGTCGCCGGCCGCTCCGTCGTCATCTGCCTTCCCTCCACGGCGATTGCCATGGTGGCTCGGAATGCCACATTGGGAAGCTCCACGGTTGGGATCAGATCCTGGGGTTCCTTCAGCGGTCTCAAGCGCGCTTTGGGATCTGCGGAAGAGGGCAAGCAGTGGCACCATGTCGTCGAGCAGACGCCCGGCAACGTCGGTCGATTTGGCCCTGAAAGCATCCACAATTCCGAGAACGTCATTCAGCTTGAGCAAGGTTTGCACAAGCGACTGAGCGGATTCTACTCATCGATTCAACAGGAAATCACCGGTTCAAGGAGCCTGACGGTGAGACAGTGGCTGAGTACGCAATCCTACGGGTCCCAACGTGATTTCGGATTGCAGGCAATCGAGAAGGTCCAGAAGCGGATCTGGGGGGTGTGGAGGTGA
- a CDS encoding Gfo/Idh/MocA family protein yields MAQGTGRKVRYAVVGAGNLTQVAILPAFQHAVENSELVALISSDRTKRDVLQRRYGVTHAGGYENFEQVLRDSRADAVYIVLPNSQHRTFTERAARAGVHVLVEKPMATSVEDCEAMIRVTNDNDVKLMVAYRLHFEEANLQAMELVRSGKLGNPRMFSALLTQQMREGDIRGSVELGGGALLDEGPYPINAARYLFRDEPREVFAYTGGGDGRFHGVDATAFALMRFPNGRVAQFGISQEASAVSSYRLVGTEGDLLVQHGFGYGTDIEHVVTVGGKTETRTFKNSDQFAPELIYFSRCVLEDREPEPSGIEGLADVRVIVALQESARTGQPVKLAPFEKPKRPTLEQLIVKPPVEPPEPVNAPAPAEG; encoded by the coding sequence ATGGCCCAGGGGACTGGCAGGAAGGTGCGGTACGCGGTGGTGGGTGCGGGCAACCTGACGCAGGTGGCCATCCTCCCGGCGTTCCAGCACGCGGTGGAGAACTCCGAGCTGGTCGCCCTCATCTCCTCCGACCGGACGAAGCGGGACGTGCTCCAGCGCAGGTACGGCGTCACGCACGCGGGGGGCTACGAGAACTTTGAACAGGTGTTGCGCGATTCACGCGCGGACGCCGTGTACATCGTGCTGCCCAACAGTCAGCACCGGACGTTCACGGAGCGGGCCGCGCGGGCAGGCGTCCACGTCCTCGTCGAGAAGCCCATGGCGACGTCGGTGGAGGACTGCGAGGCGATGATCCGCGTCACCAATGACAACGACGTGAAGCTGATGGTCGCCTACCGGCTGCACTTCGAGGAGGCGAACCTCCAGGCCATGGAGCTGGTGCGCTCCGGGAAGCTGGGCAACCCGAGGATGTTCTCCGCGCTGTTGACGCAGCAGATGCGCGAAGGGGATATCCGGGGCAGCGTGGAGCTGGGCGGAGGGGCGCTGCTGGACGAGGGGCCCTATCCCATCAACGCCGCGCGCTACCTGTTCCGCGACGAGCCGCGCGAGGTGTTCGCCTACACGGGCGGAGGGGACGGCCGCTTCCATGGCGTGGACGCGACGGCGTTCGCGCTGATGCGCTTCCCGAATGGAAGGGTGGCCCAGTTCGGCATCAGCCAGGAGGCGTCCGCGGTGTCGAGTTACCGGCTGGTGGGCACGGAAGGAGACCTGCTCGTGCAACACGGCTTCGGGTACGGCACGGACATCGAGCATGTGGTGACCGTGGGCGGCAAGACGGAGACGCGGACGTTCAAGAACAGCGACCAGTTCGCACCGGAGCTGATCTACTTCTCGCGCTGCGTGCTGGAGGACCGGGAGCCAGAGCCGTCCGGCATTGAAGGACTGGCGGACGTGCGTGTCATTGTCGCGTTGCAGGAGTCGGCGCGCACCGGCCAGCCGGTGAAGCTGGCGCCGTTCGAGAAGCCAAAGCGTCCCACGCTGGAGCAGCTCATCGTGAAGCCTCCGGTGGAGCCGCCCGAGCCGGTGAACGCACCGGCACCCGCCGAGGGCTGA
- a CDS encoding DUF2019 domain-containing protein, whose protein sequence is MSLDELVAVFAQNVMAQNDAIWRGDAKTGNRYAKKVNTAFDKLTAQGDVGRDALAALFMHPRMDVRVKAAAFLLRHRTEEAKAVLKEAARGQDLVSFAASEALKRWEEGTWALDPELPSSS, encoded by the coding sequence GTGAGTCTCGATGAACTCGTGGCGGTTTTTGCTCAGAATGTCATGGCCCAGAACGACGCGATCTGGCGTGGAGATGCGAAGACGGGAAACAGGTATGCGAAGAAAGTGAACACCGCCTTCGACAAGTTGACTGCTCAGGGCGACGTCGGACGTGATGCTCTGGCTGCTTTGTTCATGCACCCTCGCATGGATGTTCGCGTCAAGGCGGCAGCCTTTCTCCTCCGGCACCGGACGGAAGAAGCCAAGGCCGTCCTGAAGGAGGCTGCACGAGGACAGGACCTCGTGTCCTTCGCGGCCTCCGAAGCGTTGAAGCGATGGGAGGAGGGGACCTGGGCTTTGGATCCAGAACTGCCTTCAAGTTCCTGA
- a CDS encoding pectin acetylesterase-family hydrolase: protein MHTRSLTLLGLLFLAACADPPGGGGTGAPDAGAYDIPSIDYTVDAGAPIDAAAETWTFVPVPDAHCANGTSTGMAVNLTDRSRRVLIFLAGGGACWEAAACALGTATHITDTMGEAPVLAEARAPDLAVLFNRDDPRNPFRDASFVYVPYCTGDLHAGTRIQTYDWFGPKNLEHVGARNMDAYLRRLQPTFPDADRVWLTGISAGGYGATFNAWRVQKALPWARVDVLNDSGLVIDTLGDGRYGTMRANWGVEFPPGCTGCDTRLSAVLGASANLLTAPRRYGMLGYLQDGTISLYFGLDGPQVQSSLEAVRASAAPNVKTFYLPGNPHVLLGRPDAANGAGLTVRDWVQRFASDDPSWGHEGP, encoded by the coding sequence ATGCACACCCGCTCCCTGACGCTCCTGGGCCTCCTCTTCCTCGCCGCCTGCGCGGACCCTCCCGGGGGCGGCGGCACCGGTGCACCGGACGCGGGGGCGTATGACATCCCCTCCATTGACTACACGGTGGACGCGGGCGCCCCCATCGACGCGGCTGCGGAGACCTGGACGTTCGTACCGGTCCCCGATGCCCACTGCGCGAACGGCACGTCCACGGGCATGGCCGTCAACCTGACGGACCGCTCCAGGCGGGTCCTCATCTTCCTCGCGGGCGGTGGCGCGTGCTGGGAGGCGGCCGCCTGCGCGCTCGGCACGGCCACCCACATCACCGACACGATGGGGGAGGCCCCCGTGTTGGCCGAGGCCCGCGCGCCGGACCTCGCGGTCCTCTTCAACCGCGACGACCCGCGCAACCCGTTCCGCGACGCGAGCTTCGTCTACGTCCCCTATTGCACCGGCGACCTGCACGCGGGCACCCGCATCCAGACCTATGACTGGTTCGGCCCGAAGAACCTCGAGCATGTCGGCGCACGGAACATGGACGCGTACCTCCGGCGGCTCCAGCCGACCTTCCCCGACGCCGACCGCGTCTGGCTCACCGGCATCAGCGCGGGCGGCTACGGGGCGACGTTCAATGCCTGGCGCGTGCAGAAGGCCCTGCCGTGGGCGCGGGTGGACGTGCTGAACGATTCGGGGCTCGTCATCGACACCCTGGGAGATGGCCGCTACGGCACGATGCGCGCGAACTGGGGCGTGGAGTTCCCGCCCGGGTGCACCGGCTGCGACACGCGCCTGTCGGCGGTGCTGGGCGCCTCCGCGAACCTGCTGACCGCCCCCCGGCGATACGGGATGCTCGGGTACCTGCAGGACGGCACCATCTCCCTCTATTTTGGACTCGACGGCCCCCAGGTGCAGTCCAGCCTGGAGGCGGTCCGCGCCTCGGCGGCCCCGAACGTGAAGACCTTCTACCTGCCCGGCAACCCCCACGTGCTCCTGGGCCGCCCGGACGCCGCGAACGGCGCGGGCCTCACCGTGCGCGACTGGGTCCAGCGCTTCGCCAGCGATGATCCGTCCTGGGGCCACGAAGGCCCCTGA